The Neorhizobium sp. NCHU2750 genome contains the following window.
GCCGGAAAGTAAAAAGCGACGCCGGTTCATGAATGATCCTTCCCGATGATGAAACATGGCCCGGTCGGCGAGCAGTGACGCGCCGAATCTGGACTAAATTCGAGCTGATGGCCGATCAAATAAGGACACGATCAGGTGACCGGATCAGCACAGATGATCAGGACAGATAAAGCGCTCGACCATGGATGTTTTTCCGACGGAAGACTCAAGATGCCGCCCCTAGCGCCAATGTCGGCGGGCTGTTTCATACATGCAGCGAAGCGCTAGGCGGTCCATGTAATGGGCGAATCGCCGAAATCCTCGCACAACAAAATCTTCGCCGGTGCCCTAGGGACAAACGGTGACCTATGTCTTCGGTATGGATAGAATAGTTATGGCGGAGAGGGTGGGATTCGAACCCACGATACGGTTGCCCGTATGCCGCATTTCGAGTGCGGTGCTTTCGACCACTCAGCCACCTCTCCGCTTTGCTGGTCGGCGCATATGTTGCGCGGGCTGTCTCATAGCGGCGAAAAATGGGGCTGGCAAGGGGCGAAATGCAAGTCTTCATATCCTTTTACCTTGACAGTTTTTTGTCGCTCGCGTAAGCCCGCGTGCGTTCAGGTTGTGGAAATGCGTCCACGCTTGGCCGTTGCGGGGAAATCAGGTGTTTTCGCGCAATTTCACCGGCAGATCCGTTTTGAACGAGACCTCTCTTTCCTAACTCCCTGCTAAAGACCGACTGACAAAAAGACGGCCCTTCCCTTGGAAGAGAGCCGGAACGAACATGAAAGGATATAAAATGTTCGCAGTCATCAAGACCGGCGGTAAGCAGTACCGCGTGGCCGCCAACGACGTGCTGACCATCGAAAAGCTGGAAGCCGAAGCTGGTGCAGTAATCGAATTCAACGAAGTCCTGGTTGTCGGCGTAGGCGCCGATGCCAAGATCGGCGCTCCCTTCGTTTCGGGTGCATCGGTCAAGGCCGAAGTTGTCGAGCATAACCGTGGCAAGAAGGTTCTCTCCTTCAAGAAGCGTCGTCGCCAGAATTCCAAGCGTATTCGTGGCCATCGCCAGCATCACACGGTCGTCCGCATCACCGACATTCTCGGCTAATCAGGTTTCGAAGGTAAAGGAGAACTCCCATGGCACATAAAAAAGCTGGCGGTTCCTCGCGCAACGGTCGCGATTCTCAGTCCAAGCGCCTCGGCGTGAAGAAGTTCGGTGGCGAAACCGTCGTCGCCGGCAACATCATCGTGCGCCAGCGCGGCACGCAGTGGCATCCGGGCGCCAATGTCGGCCTCGGCACCGACCACACGATTTTTGCACTTACCGCCGGCAACGTGAACTTCCGTACGAAGGCCAATGGCCGCGTGTACGTATCCGTAATGCCGAAAGCGGAAGCAGCGGAATAAGCCGGTAGCGCTCTAAAACAGCCGGCGTCTCATCGACCCGGCTGAAGCGTAAGGTTCAGTCTGAAAGAAAAGGGGAGATGGGGCGCCACCCACCTCCCCTTTTTCTTTTAACCCTTGAGGAGACTGAACCATGCAAGTCGAATTGTTGAGGGCGAGCCAATCCCGGCCGCCAGAAGAACGGCTGCGGCCGGATCGGTCCGAGGACCGGTCGAGAAGCGAGTGCCCCGTCTTATTGTCGCCGAGACTGGTTCTCCGCGCCCCCCACAAAGAAGACATTGACGCACTTGCCCATCTCGCCAACAATGCCGCTATCGCGACCATGGTGTCGCGCATGCCGCATCCCTACACGGCGAAAGACGCAGCCGATTTCGTGCGACGCACGAATGCCGGCGAGATTGGCAAATGCGTCTATGCCATTACCCGAGGTAACGACGGCGCCTTTCTCGGTTGCTGCGCATTGGAGCCGCAGGAGGACGAGCGCACGCTCGAAATCGGCTATTGGCTCGGCGAACCTTACTGGAACAAGGGCTATGGCACCGAAGCCGCCCACGCATTGATCGACATGGCCTTTCGCACCAGAAGCGAAATCGACCAGATCGATGCGCGCTGCCGGGTTACCAATATCCCATCGAGGCGCGTCATCCAGAAATGCGGTTTCCAGTTTCAGGGCGCCGGCATGATCGATTGCCTTGCTGAAGGTGCCATGGTGCCGGTCGAATGGTTCCGCCTGGACCGCAAGACCTGGATATCCTTGAGAAGCTGGGGAGAACCGAGATGAACGCCGCAGTCGTCGAAAGAATAGTCGAGGGCTTGCTGTCGCCCGGCCCCTGCCCGGTCATCCGCTCGCAGAGACTGATCCTGCGTCCGCACCGGCTTGCCGATGCGGATGCGATCTCAGCCTCGCTTGCCGATTTCAAGGTGGCCCGCATGCTGGCGCGCGTACCGCAGCCTTACCATCGGGAGGATGCGCTGGACTGGCTGGTGCGCCAGACTTCCGGCCTTATCCCGGACTGGAACCTTGCGATCACCACCGGTGACGACATCCATATCGGTGTCGTCGGCATCGAGCTGCGTAAAGACGGCTGGCATCTCGGCTTCTGGCTGAACCGCTATTACTGGGATCGCGGCTACATGACGGAAGCGGTCGGCGCGGTTCTCGAACGCTTCTTCCGGCGCATGCCGGAAGCAGTCATCCGCTCCGGTGCCTTTGCCGACAATCTGGCTTCGCTCAACATCCAGAGAAAGCTCGGCTTCCGGATCACCGATGCGGGCGACATCTTTTCCGTGGCGCGCAACCGCATGGTGCCGCATATCGAAACCAGGCTTGACGCAGGCGACCTGACCCTGCCGCAGGTACGATGAAACCACGATCTCCCCCGGCCCCGGGGCCTGGGGAGATCACTCTATCTCCAGCCAGACCGGAAAGTGATCGGAGCCCAGAACCGCATTATCGACAGAGGCGGATCTGAGGCGCGGCACTAGACCGGCATTGATGAAACCATAGTCGAGATGCATCCTTACCGTCCCCTCGCCCGGAGGCTCTGCCCAGCTGTAGCTGTCGGCCGAGAGCGCGCCGACATGGTCAAGCGCATCGACGAACTGGTTGGCACGCAGCGATCTGCCGTAATAGCGGTCAGGTCGCCCGACAGCGGCAGTATATTCGTCCGAACCGGGCACCATGTTGAAATCGCCCATCACGACGAAATCCTCCGGCAGCGGCAGCTGGGGAAAGCCGCTTGCGGCAGGCGCCGTGAGCGCCCCGCCTTCCGCCGCGAAATTCAGCACCCGCTCCTTCAGATAGAGGATCTGGGCGATCCGCTCATCCGGCGAGACGTGATCCAGATGGACGGAATAAGCCCTGATCGGCCCCGATGGCGCATCGATCAACGCCTCGACGGCGCCGCGCTGCAGGTTGAGCTTGTCGAAGCTGCGGCTGCGCGGCAAGAGGAAATGGCGGGTGGACAGGATCGGCCAGCGCGACAGGATCATGTTACCGAACTGGAAGCGCCGCTCCATGCGTCGGCCATCGGTGATATCGCCACCGAGAAAAACGTCGCATGGCGCGGCAAAGACGGAAAAGTGATCCGGCAACAGCTCCGCAAAACGGCCGGCAAGATCGATGCCGCCATTATCGGGCGATCCTCGGGTAATCTCCTGAAGCGCGATGACATCTGCCTCGCGGATGATGTCGGCGATCCGTTCCGGATCGAACCGTCCATCCATGCCGATGCCGTATTGAACGTTATAGCTCACGAACTTCATGATAATCTTTGACCTCCAAG
Protein-coding sequences here:
- the rpmA gene encoding 50S ribosomal protein L27: MAHKKAGGSSRNGRDSQSKRLGVKKFGGETVVAGNIIVRQRGTQWHPGANVGLGTDHTIFALTAGNVNFRTKANGRVYVSVMPKAEAAE
- a CDS encoding GNAT family protein: MQVELLRASQSRPPEERLRPDRSEDRSRSECPVLLSPRLVLRAPHKEDIDALAHLANNAAIATMVSRMPHPYTAKDAADFVRRTNAGEIGKCVYAITRGNDGAFLGCCALEPQEDERTLEIGYWLGEPYWNKGYGTEAAHALIDMAFRTRSEIDQIDARCRVTNIPSRRVIQKCGFQFQGAGMIDCLAEGAMVPVEWFRLDRKTWISLRSWGEPR
- a CDS encoding GNAT family N-acetyltransferase, producing the protein MNAAVVERIVEGLLSPGPCPVIRSQRLILRPHRLADADAISASLADFKVARMLARVPQPYHREDALDWLVRQTSGLIPDWNLAITTGDDIHIGVVGIELRKDGWHLGFWLNRYYWDRGYMTEAVGAVLERFFRRMPEAVIRSGAFADNLASLNIQRKLGFRITDAGDIFSVARNRMVPHIETRLDAGDLTLPQVR
- the rplU gene encoding 50S ribosomal protein L21, coding for MFAVIKTGGKQYRVAANDVLTIEKLEAEAGAVIEFNEVLVVGVGADAKIGAPFVSGASVKAEVVEHNRGKKVLSFKKRRRQNSKRIRGHRQHHTVVRITDILG
- a CDS encoding endonuclease/exonuclease/phosphatase family protein, which encodes MKFVSYNVQYGIGMDGRFDPERIADIIREADVIALQEITRGSPDNGGIDLAGRFAELLPDHFSVFAAPCDVFLGGDITDGRRMERRFQFGNMILSRWPILSTRHFLLPRSRSFDKLNLQRGAVEALIDAPSGPIRAYSVHLDHVSPDERIAQILYLKERVLNFAAEGGALTAPAASGFPQLPLPEDFVVMGDFNMVPGSDEYTAAVGRPDRYYGRSLRANQFVDALDHVGALSADSYSWAEPPGEGTVRMHLDYGFINAGLVPRLRSASVDNAVLGSDHFPVWLEIE